One stretch of Brettanomyces nanus chromosome 4, complete sequence DNA includes these proteins:
- a CDS encoding uncharacterized protein (EggNog:ENOG41) yields the protein MTSDNKFDPASIIKSTQTVLSVDDIPVDSVLSGQDRKLLIDHEIDKDEAVILALGYKQEFKREFSLLTTFGVSFSVLGLLPSIASTLWYSLAYAGNAGITWGYLVGMIGVMAVALSMAEISSTYTTAGGLYYATARMAPPKYKAILSWIVGWSNYFVQVTGAPSVGYGCAAMILALAQISNPNYVYQDWHCYLLTVGITFVGAIIASAPTKWIAYINSVSTLLNLLFLFISFVVMLAGNTREEQGLPKFNSNSVAWGIDNQTDWPDGICILMTFMAVIWTMSGFDSPFHLAEECSNAQLATPRAIVLTASVGGVLGFVFQLALAYTIVDIDEAVNDELGQPYIAYLNQIMTKPRVMAIGSFAVILAFTMSFSCMIAASRVLFSYSRDDCFPLSRYWCRVNKLTSTPVNAVWANWFIGLLLCLLMFGGVAIDAIFSVGAIGSFISFTVPTLLRITYARRSFKKGPWNLGRFSIPCGIVACSFVLLMIPILNFPQYRGADNTPDLMNWTVVVYWGSMLLVVLWYFIYAHKIYQGPRSNIDKNTVITGDEAAEVIEAVVSSNHNVKFGYDDEKALVKVPGSLEEKFDA from the coding sequence ATGACGTCGGATAATAAGTTCGACCCCGCATCGATCATCAAATCCACCCAAACAGTTCTTtctgttgatgatattcCTGTCGACTCTGTCTTGTCTGGTCAGGATCGGAAACTTTTGATCGATCATGAGATCGATAAAGATGAAGCAGTTATCTTGGCACTTGGTTATAAGCAAGAGTTCAAAAGAGAATTTTCCTTACTTACAACTTTTGGTGTCTCGTTCTCTGTGTTGGGTTTATTACCTTCCATTGCTTCCACCTTGTGGTACTCTTTGGCTTATGCAGGAAACGCTGGAATAACTTGGGGCTATCTAGTCGGTATGATTGGTGTCATGGCTGTCGCACTTTCAATGGCTGAAATCTCTAGTACCTATACTACAGCAGGTGGTTTGTATTATGCTACTGCGAGAATGGCTCCTCCTAAATATAAGGCTATTTTATCGTGGATTGTCGGATGGTCAAACTACTTTGTGCAGGTCACAGGAGCTCCATCCGTTGGATATGGATGTGCAGCCATGATTCTTGCGTTAGCCCAAATCTCAAATCCAAACTATGTCTACCAAGATTGGCATTGCTACCTATTGACCGTGGGTATTACTTTCGTTGGAGCCATCATTGCATCTGCTCCTACAAAATGGATTGCTTACATTAATAGTGTTTCAACtttgttgaatttgttgtttctctttatctCGTTCGTGGTTATGCTAGCTGGTAATACCAGAGAAGAGCAGGGACTCCCGAAGTTTAACAGTAATAGCGTTGCCTGGGGTATAGACAATCAGACTGACTGGCCAGATGGTATATGTATTCTTATGACTTTTATGGCCGTTATCTGGACCATGTCTGGTTTTGATTCTCCCTTCCATTTGGCAGAAGAGTGTTCTAATGCTCAACTTGCTACACCTAGGGCCATTGTTTTGACTGCCTCCGTGGGTGGTGTCTTGGGTTTTGTTTTCCAGTTGGCTTTAGCTTACACGATTGTCGATATTGATGAGGCAGTGAATGATGAATTGGGTCAACCATATATTGCATATTTGAATCAAATCATGACTAAGCCTAGGGTTATGGCCATTGGCTCTTTTGCAGTCATTTTGGCATTCACCATGTCTTTTTCATGTATGATCGCAGCATCGAGAGTTTTGTTTTCTTACTCTAGAGATGACTGCTTCCCTCTATCCAGATACTGGTGTAGAGTGAACAAACTCACTTCCACGCCCGTGAATGCCGTTTGGGCTAACTGGTTTAttggccttcttctttgcttgcTCATGTTTGGAGGAGTGGCTATTGATGCCATATTCTCTGTCGGTGCTATTGGTTCGTTCATTTCCTTTACTGTTCCAACCCTTTTGAGAATTACTTATGCTAGACGTTCATTCAAAAAAGGTCCTTGGAATTTGGGTAGGTTTAGTATACCATGTGGTATTGTCGCCTGTTCTTTCGTCTTACTTATGATTCCTATACTTAATTTCCCTCAGTACAGGGGTGCTGACAACACGCCGGATCTTATGAATTGGACTGTCGTGGTTTACTGGGGCTCTATGTTGTTGGTCGTTCTTTGGTACTTTATCTACGCTCACAAGATATACCAAGGTCCAAGGAGTAACATTGATAAGAATACTGTGATTACCGGAGATGAGGCTGCTGAAGTTATAGAGGCCGTTGTCAGTAGTAACCACAACGTTAAGTTTggttatgatgatgaaaaagCTCTAGTGAAGGTCCCAGGCAGTCTAGAAGAGAAGTTCGATGCATAA